The following are encoded in a window of Megalopta genalis isolate 19385.01 chromosome 6, iyMegGena1_principal, whole genome shotgun sequence genomic DNA:
- the crp gene encoding transcription factor cropped isoform X2 gives MEQEKRIRREIANSNERRRMQSINAGFQSLRTLLPHHEGEKLSKAAILQQTAEYIYQLEQEKTQLLSQNCQLKRLVNQHEGGDVPIKKRKPDNQGGVVVSLPMHVSESGDEGLGSMSPEPLSVITVTTEGHSVVNSSEVVELRRQLERERHTRLHLEKQMRAIESQLYPDRFRDSQLITYQPHEVIEHTDNVIAQETEEAVAALQVVSVVSLPPVGSTQTVETSSPDPSSPPLSPQPADMVPEDIKEEDVEPGSPKIVAFTQSQGFAAIEEQTTADSFSSASRVTYSGDFKGSSPQYITASPSRPFSPATEPQRLPSVLEAAIKAEPKVEVERLPSPSNSLDDGTPQARLYLANTSRQNLETIVEAIRHLEGDHLFSDEPAGVQDVPLALTNKQTANNPSGKTSASSPSASSTSAKQRLLQAEFLQFHRQQQQTQQRPGVIVVKHS, from the exons GCTGCGATACTCCAGCAGACCGCGGAATACATATACCAGTTGGAGCAGGAGAAGACTCAACTGCTGTCGCAGAATTGCCAATTGAAACGATTGGTGAATCAGCACGAGGGTGGAGATGTTCCGATAAAGAAACGCAAGCCGGATAATCAAG GTGGTGTCGTCGTCAGTTTGCCGATGCACGTCAGCGAGAGCGGCGACGAAGGATTGGGCAGCATGTCTCCGGAGCCGTTGTCGGTAATAACGGTGACCACAGAGGGACATTCCGTGGTGAACAGCAGCGAGGTGGTGGAGCTGAGACGACAGTTGGAAAGGGAGCGCCACACGAGGCTGCACCTAGAGAAGCAGATGCGAGCCATAGAAAGTCAACTGTACCCGGACAGATTCCGGGACAGTCAGCTGATCACTTATCAGCCGCACGAG GTGATCGAGCACACGGACAACGTGATCGCCCAGGAGACAGAGGAAGCCGTCGCGGCTCTACAGGTGGTGTCCGTGGTGTCCCTGCCGCCGGTCGGGTCGACGCAGACCGTAGAGACGTCTAGTCCGGACCCGAGTTCGCCGCCCCTGTCGCCGCAGCCCGCCGACATGGTGCCCGAGGACATCAAGGAAGAGGACGTGGAGCCCGGTAGCCCGAAGATCGTCGCGTTCACCCAGAGCCAAGGGTTCGCCGCGATCGAGGAGCAGACCACCGCCGACTCGTTCTCCTCCGCGAGTCGCGTCACGTATTCGGGGGATTTCAAAGGCTCGTCGCCGCAGTACATCACCGCGAGCCCTAGCAGGCCGTTTTCTCCCGCCACGGAGCCCCAGCGGTTACCCAGCGTTCTGGAGGCGGCGATCAAAGCGGAACCCAAGGTCGAAGTAGAGAG GCTGCCCTCGCCGTCGAACTCCCTGGACGACGGAACGCCGCAGGCGAGGCTGTATCTGGCGAACACGTCGCGGCAGAACCTGGAGACGATCGTAGAAGCGATACGTCACCTGGAGGGCGACCACCTGTTCAGCGACGAGCCGGCCGGCGTTCAAGACGTGCCGCTGGCGTTGACCAACAAACAGACGGCGAACAACCCGTCCGGCAAGACGTCGGCGTCCTCGCCGTCGGCCTCCTCGACGTCGGCGAAGCAGCGGCTGCTGCAGGCCGAGTTCCTCCAGTTCCACAGGCAACAGCAGCAGACCCAGCAGAGACCGGGTGTGATTGTGGTGAAACACTCGTGA
- the LOC117228158 gene encoding acyl-CoA Delta(11) desaturase — protein MDTETNHEKVHRKDNENEDVPYEVEEVVERPGHGTDLNYKHSVMWPNAVFHVLIQIGWLISIHTAFVHAKWATIMWAIFWITFQIIGVGLGAHRYFTHKSYKATPLMRLILVLGQTATGQNSAFTWVKDHTLHHKYSDTDLDPHNSNRGFFFAHMGWMMMKKHPLLRKKEREMDWSEMKKDKLLMFQHKYFLPVYFVIGMALPIWVPMYFWDETFWNSFFVAYILPYVTLLHATWSINSFAHWEGSKPYDKRVQAAESRVANLLTLGDGFHNYHHAFPWDYRMTDTPYSISAKILELFAYLGLAYDLKIATPKTVDGHQKRHGDGSFVDVVNTFNAKTKDESRIK, from the exons ATGGACACGGAAACGAACCACGAGAAGGTCCATCGAAAGGACAACGAGAACGAAGACGTCCCGTACGAGGTCGAGGAAGTTGTGGAAAGACCAGGACACGGCACCGATCTGAACTACAAACATTCGGTGATGTGGCCGAACGCTGTGTTCCACGTTCTGATCCAGATAGGATGGTTGATCAGCATCCACACCGCGTTCGTCCATGCCAAATGGGCAACCATAATGTGGG CGATTTTTTGGATCACTTTCCAAATCATAGGAGTAGGATTAGGCGCGCATCGGTATTTCACCCACAAGTCTTACAAAGCGACGCCTCTTATGAGACTGATCCTCGTTTTGGGCCAGACTGCGACCGGTCAG AACAGCGCGTTCACGTGGGTGAAAGACCACACCCTGCACCACAAGTACAGCGACACGGACCTGGACCCCCATAACTCGAACAGAGGATTCTTCTTCGCTCACATGGGCTGGATGATGATGAAGAAACACCCCCTGCTGCGGAAGAAGGAACGCGAGATGGACTGGTCCGAGATGAAGAAGGACAAGCTCTTAATGTTCCAGCACAA GTACTTCCTGCCTGTTTACTTCGTGATCGGGATGGCATTGCCCATCTGGGTGCCGATGTACTTTTGGGATGAAACGTTCTGGAACTCTTTCTTCGTGGCTTACATACTCCCCTACGTCACTCTCTTGCACGCGACGTGGAGCATCAATTCGTTCGCGCATTGGGAGGGTAGCAAGCCCTACGACAA GAGGGTTCAAGCGGCGGAATCGAGGGTGGCTAATTTGCTCACGCTCGGCGACGGATTTCACAATTATCATCACGCCTTCCCGTGGGACTACCGAATGACCGACACACCGTACAGCATCTCCGCGAAAATCCTCGAATTGTTCGCGTACCTGGGCCTCGCCTACGATCTCAAAATCGCGACACCGAAGACCGTCGATGGCCATCAGAAGAGACACGGGGACGGGTCATTCGTGGACGTAGTCAACACGTTCAACGCGAAAACGAAGGACGAGTCGCGCATCAAGTGA